In the Populus trichocarpa isolate Nisqually-1 chromosome 1, P.trichocarpa_v4.1, whole genome shotgun sequence genome, ACCAGTCATAGAACATATAGAAACCAATTTAGCAacccaataaacccaaaaaacaactcaaattacaaaatcaaaccaaaaacattttCTCACCCTcgatttatatatgtttttaggcAATATCGAAGCTTAAAACAACCGTCATAAGACTCCCCTCACCAAGTATAACTCATTGACatcaatttcaatcattttagtagtcagaaatcaaaataagtgtaaataataattttctctcGAATAAGCTAAAATCCAAGGagctcttctctcttttctcacgaaaaaaaattgaaaaataaggaaaataaacttCGAcagcaaaattaaaattttaaaactgaaGGGACTAATCAtctataaactaaaaaagataaggaattaaaataaacttttttgtatgaaattcaAATCCACTATCTATTTTACCCGTTATTTTCACTTTGATTCTCTAACTGTTTATCCAACCTttccttccaaaaaaaatatgtattttgttgcaaatttaggcttaaaataactcaattgtgcaagaaaaaatcaagaacgaaatataaaaaaaaattaactattccAAACTACAATAATTTGTGAGAAGATGCACAGTATAATTTGCTATGTCAAAACATCATATGTTTTAgtgtattattaattaataatgatgatgatggtgaggaAAAGAGGGAAAGGCACACGTCAACTCTTGCTTAGTCAACTTTAATTGTTGTATTAAAGAATCCTACACTTGTTGCAAGTAACAATAGTGAAACATTAAGAAACCGGGATGGGAAAGGAAGAGTGACAGACAGACAGGTTATAATAGTTCTGcccaaaatgaaaaggagataACAGTGACAGGTTATTCTGCGCAACTTCCTTTTGGTTTCCATTTTAGTATTGACAatgaagtttggattttgatatgctttgcagagagagagagagagagatttccaAGAACTAGATAGGAGGTCGCTGTGAGGGTGTATGGCAAATAGTCCAACAATCCCACCGATCAGGTCAAAGTCAAAGTCATGTAAAAAAAGCTCCCCGTAGTTACTGTGGTCCATGCGCCGTGGATTGATCTGGAATAGCTTGTGCAGTGAACCCATGAGCATTGTTCTCTGTGTGCAGTGAACCCATGAGCATTGTTCTCTGCACATCTCCTCCACGCCCGTATTTTGCCCTGAGAATCCCATCACCGTAATTATAACAAAGGACCGACAGATTGGACTGAAACTGATGCTACAATTAGCTTGTGAAATGATAGCCAAAATGATCGATTCAGATTTATATATAGCAGTGCATGGGCTACAGATATTTTATTAAGCCTGGCATTGTTATTACTTATTAGGAATGCAAAAGAGAAGATCCTTGTAAAATGCCAAAATGTCAGGAAAAACGATGGGTTGAGAACATACTTCCAGCCAAGTTCTTTCTCAGCTTTCTCTGTGGGAGCATAAACATTTGGAGCATTGCCAGGCTTTCTTGGGCATAACTTGACAGGGATTTTCTGAAAACAGAATTTATAGTGAATACTCTGACTAGCTGCATTTCTTTAAGAGAAGGAATGACAAGTGAGGAGAAGGAACAGTCACCTTGTCAGAAGCTTTTTCAAATGCGCCATTACCATCCTTTGTGGGATGGTCATGACCGCATACATTAAGCTCAGGAAATCTGCCACCAGGTACCGGGCAGGTGATTGTTTGGGATACCCTTGGAATCTTCACCAAGTCTACCACTCTCATGAGCTCCCAGCAGGGTTGAAGTATCTGAGTAAAATGATACTCCATTCTGGTTCTGCCTTTTGAATATCTTGAGCAATTTCTTcaaggaaaatacaaaaatgtatATAATCCAATCGGCATGAGGAGCGCACTCGCAACTCGATAGACACGGTAAAActtggcttgtttttttttttaaataaaaaataacattaataaagaaatattaaaacgatatctTAAATTGATTATTGTCTAATATATTATCATGTCCAACTCGAGATCATAATCATAGATGTgactgaatttaataactttgctttgttttatttaattatattgtagaAAGAAATATACATTTgcaggaaaacaaaattatgaaaaacaatattgaaattgttttttacttttatatatatatatatatatatataattaaaaaatatcgggatttatttttaattaaaaaaagtattgggACCGTTACAAAAGATAAGCTTCATGCTTAGAATCAATTTAGAAAAGCGTTCTTCAGGAGATGGATTCATGTACACGAAATCTTACAGCTCTTTAAGGAGAGATAATTCAGTTCCAGCAAGAACTTGTGACCCGTCAATGGAGGATCAAGGAATTAGAGTTCACTCGAGCTAGGGCTGAATCTTTTTGTATACGGGATTTCATTGACAATCCCGAAGAGTTTCTGGTTGTATATAAAGGGACTCTTGCCTTTGAAGACCATAGTGGAGAGCCAGTTGGTGGATTTGATGAGCGATCTCCACTTCCATAACTTATCAAAAGATTGTAATGCATATTTTACACAGTTCTTTTCACCTTGCTGCCTTTCCTGCCTTTTATAGGATTTTCCAAAGACGTGCCAAGCTGTTGCTTTAGAAGAGGGGCCACTTTCTAATGGGCCTCTCGTCTTTGGGACCAATAGGGTCCTTTCCTTTCCTCTCCTCCCTACTTTGTTATTCCGCTCCTCTTCTCCTTTGTTGCTATCTGGTTGGGCTTTATGGGGTTGTTCGGTTTTGACCGTTATTGGGCCTGTATGGgccttcttctcttctccatTTGCCGCTCCTTGGTTTGGCATTGTTGGGCTCGACTAGACCTTTTGCTATTTAAAATGTTTCCAATTTCACGGGGAGAAGCCCCTGGATCAAGATGATGGTGGTGTTTTCAAACTAGATTTATGGTAATAATGGTATAGTTCATTCTAGCTAGAATGCTTGCCCTATACTGTGAGTCATAGCAATTTTTTTCCGATTAAGAAGCTCAATACCTATTTAATATTggagatgaaattgataaaaaaaatattaaatttaaaaacttttcaaggcaaaaaaataaaaaaggataaaatttgataaaaaaaactcaaggataacgaaattgttaaaaaaaatcaattttaaaaaccatctcaggtaaaaaaaaaaaatagcaataaaaacaatagagGTCCAatatgataaatgaaaaaaatttaaggggatgaaattaaataaaaaattcaaatgttataaattattcaaaataaaataaagaataatcaAAGAACACGaaccaaatttaaaaggaaacaTATTAGAGGGTTGCTTTAAGAAATTAGAGTGCCAACGTGaaaatttggggggggggggaagaaaACAGGTTCTTGCTTTAAACTAGAGTCTTGTCAATGACATGTACATCCCAAGTATAGAGGGGCTGCTAAGACGATTCAGATGTCGCTTAATAAGTCAGCTTTTAACTATCGGATAGAGTCACATGCGTTGTCTGAAACGCGCAAACACTCTTTATGCGTTGTGAccctttttatatagtttttatcttTAACAAATGACCAAATAATCCCTAGTAGAATCAgagaactacaaaaaaaaaacccaaagtgaaaagacaaaaactgaaaaagttttttttttcttgtttttattgataataaaattattttagtgtgctaaaacaaataaaaaatttaaaaaaccttgaatgctagtttttttttttaaaaagcgtAGGTCAGATAAATAAATTTCCTGCACcaagaaaagatataaaaaatcgATTTGCCGCAATTAATTtgcaaatcatcaacgaatccataatattttgtatattgAAGAATAATGTTCCCCTTATGCCTCttagatttaatttaataaaactttctctagaaaaaatatattattggagGACTactactttattttattattattattattattattattatatagcaAATTAGCAGATAAGGTCTGATTGAGCAGCTTGTCTGTTATGTTCAATAAATTTAGGTGTGGGTGTGGTGGATCTACTAGTAACCTCTGGTGATTATTACACTTGAAGTGTTGTTGGCTTGGTGGACAGCATATAAAGCCTTGAAATCCCTTCACCCTTTTCTCCCCCAATTCCCTCTGTCATTTATCATTACACTCCACTTCTACTCTTTATCTGGGAAAGATCCTGTGAATGCTAACGTTATATATACACAGACACGCACACGCAGTGTTTCAAGAGAAGAGAGTTGATAGCACGATTACTTACCACTAGAAGACATAATcatacacaaaaataaataaagttcaaaATACCCCCaaaaaagctaaagaaaaagaaaaagaatcttcCATGAAAACTCATTGCGTAAAGCATGACTATGGAATAAATGAAGCAAGTCGTTAAAGATAGCctataagaaaaaatgaaaatcacatGCATCACATATCAGAGATATTCTATGCTCCCTCGCACCAAGATTGACCTAATCAACACCAAATTACATCATCATATCAATGGAAATCTACCACGGTCATGATTTCTAGCACCAAGTTACTATCATGCATCACGAGTCTACTGCGGTCTTCCCTTTTTCCAATaattaatctctctctctctctctctctctctctaaaataagcttttgtttctgttttgctCTCTGTCtgcctttctttttgtttgtgaCTTTTcagcttctcttctcttctttcttttagtcTATCCGAAGCAAACTGACACTgtaagtttatatattttcacGTACACTGTAAGTACAAAGACTAAAGCTTCTGCCTTCCAATTTCGagcttgaatttatttatttctttttttgagctTAAAAGGACTGTCTCTTAAGTGAATTTTGATGTTTCAAGAGTTTCTATGTTTCTTTCAAGTGAATCTGGAgatgggtttttaattttaagcatgGTTGTTTCGTATATTTTGctctttagtttatttttttttgtttttgtttttttttttggttagtttGTGATGTTCAAAAAGTTAGGACATTTAGATCTGGTGTTGATAGATTATGTTTTGGGTTGCTAAGGTTGAGGGGGCTATGTTAGTCTGTTTTGAAAACTGGGGCATTGAAGAACGGATCTAATTCAATAACAGTTGTTGAGTGCATGCCAAGGTCTTTGTGGTAGTGTGAAAATGGTGTCTTTGTCTTCTtgaattttgttgaatttgaccTGGAGTGGACTATAACTGTATTAGAATTCAAGATTTTCTCTTCCAGTGTGGATTAGACATTAGTTAGGGGATAAAATGAGGGGCCAAGGTGATAATTTCCACTTGTAAAAGAAGCGCACAAGAAACTAAGAGTTGCAAATCATACACGTGGTATGACCACGGTGATCAGAGGAATTTATTCATGAATTTGGAATCAACTCAACAAGGATTCATGTCAAGATAAGAGTTAAATCGTTAAAATTGTCATAACAGTCGATGCATACAGGTACTTAAAAGTCATCATGCCCACATTTTAATCATGGAGTTTGGTTCCACAAACAAACGGGGAATTTTCCGCCATGCTGTTTTTACTGATTATGGAATTCTgtgccttgtttttttcttttccattttgaaTGTGATTTTAGTTCTGCATTTTATGCTTGGGCAGGTATCTTTGCATAGCTGCTGATAACGAAACGCTAATACaagtttattttccaactcatcaGATTGACATTCCCAAGCTGTGCCATTTTCTGTGGTCCTTTTATGGGGTTTTTTTGCTGGCAAAGCAATTATGTTAAGTATATTTGTTGCATTCATGGCAACTAAGTTGGTGCAAATGTGAGAGATCGTGTAGATCTTTAGTTAGAATTTGCTGTCATTTCGTCAATTGTTGAAATAAATATGCGCTCGTGGTGGGGGAAGTCTTCATCCAAAGAGGAAAATAAGAAAGCAAACAAGGAAAGTTTCATTGATACAATAAATAGGAAATTGAAGATTACATCAGAAGAAAAGAGCAATGGTAAATCAGGAGGATCTTGGAGAAGTTGTAAAGATACTCTTTCAGAAAGGGGCTCTTTATCCCGTGTCCCATCAAGATCACCATCACTTTCCTCACATGTATCACGTTGTCAAAGTTTTGCTGAAAGGCCTCAGGCTCAACCACTTCCACTTCCActtccacctccacctccacttCCGGGGGTGTGCCATACTAGCATTGGGCACAGTGATTCTGGAATTGGTGCTTCAGTGAAAACAGGATTGGAAGGAGGTGCCAAGCCGTTCCATCTTTTGCCCCCTCCACGACCAGGACATGTCCCTAATAGACTGGACCAAGCAGACACAGTGGGGGATATAGCCACTGCTTCCGTGTCCAGTGATAGCTCCATAGATAGTGATGACTTGTCTGAATCACGAGCCCTTAGCCCACTCACATCTGACTATGAAAATGGGAACAGAACTGCTGTGAACAGCCCTCCAAGGTTAGCTTCCATATGTGCCATTGAAAGTTTTAAAGTGTCTTTccaggttttgtttttatctctgACAAAATTTGTTCTTATGCCTGCTGAAGCATTATGCAACAGGATCAATCCCcaattgtaaataaaaagaactcaATAGAAACTTTGAAACCTGCTAATTTACCTGTAAATAATCAGATTCTGCCTACACCACCAAAACGGGCAATTTTTAGCTCTCAAGTGCAGAATTTACAGATTCCTCATCGAGGAGCATTCTTTAGTGCTCCAGACAGCTCATTGTCGAGTCCTAGAAGCCCAATGAGAGCATTTGGCACTGAGCAAGTTATCAACAATGGTTTCTGGGCAGGAAAGACCTACTCAGATATTGGTTTACTAGGATCTGGACAGTGCTCGAGTCCAGGTTCAGGTTATAATTCTGGGCAGAACTCGATAGGTGGAGATATGTCAGGACAGCTTCTTTGGCCAAACAGTAGATGCAGTCCTGAGTGTTCTCCATTACCTAGCCCCAGAATGACCAGCCCAGGTCCCAGCTCCAGAATACACAGTGGTGCTGTCACACCTCTGCACCATCGAGCTGTAGGGGTTACCATAGAGTCGCCTACAAGCTGTCCTGATGATGGAAAGCAACAAAGCCACCGCTTGCCTCTTCCCCCGATAACAACCTCAAACACCTGTCCCTTTTCTCCTACCTATTCAACTACAACATCTCCTTCAGTGCCTCGAAGTCCTAATAGGATGGAGAATCCAACAAGTCCTGGTTCACGCTGGAAGAAAGGTCGTTTACTTGGGAGAGGCAGTTTTGGAGATGTATATCTTGGGCTTAACAGGTCTGTACAAAGGTTATTGCTAAATTCTTAATTGTACAGACATGAGTGATTTAGCAtcataaaaacacaaagaaatttATTCCATAAATGACAAGGTGGAGGAAGCAGATCCATTTAGTTTCCCAGCATGTTTGAGATTCAGACTAAATTGAGTTGAGTTGACATTGTTTCAGATTAGTTATGACCTGTGCAATtacaaaatatatgttttactcTTCTGTGACATTTCACCTCTGTAAAACAACAGTCGATCTGTCATGGTTCTTTCACCATCTTCATCTTTGTCATGTGTCAAGTGATGTTTTAATCCTTCGTTTACTTCACAGGTGAACTACAGATatgtctcctcctcctccctgcACAGCTCACACCCTCTTTAACTCATTCTGCATCCTCCTTGTGTGACTCGTTTGCAACAGTACCTCGTAGAGTTCCCATCTGCAATTGTCATCGCTATCACCATCCTTGTCATTGTTATCATGCATTCaaatcttatgtttttttatcatttcatttcatgatTAAACTGGAGATTCAATTATATTCTTGAACACATATCTGTCACCATACTGAATTGAGTTATCAACCATTTGCCATACAcattattttatacattttgcatgtcttgtttaatttatttttttttggacctTAGTGAAAGCGGTGAGTTGTGTACAATGAAGGAGGTAACTCTATTTTCAGATGATGCAAAATCAAAGGAAAGCGCACAGCAGCTGGGACAGGTAAcgcttttttttcttgtgttatttCATAAGTGGTTTAAGATTTCTTGTTGTTTGTCCTCTTCTCAGAACTTTTGAGGAAGATTTTATAGTTATTGATAACGTGTGCAGGAAATTATGCTTCTGAGTCGCTTAAGACATCCTAATATAGTGCAGTATTATGGATCTGAAACGGTAACATTTTTCATACCAGCTTTATGTTACCTCCTTAAAGATTCTTACATTCtgaataatttcattttacatGTTATTAATAAACTATTGATTTCTTATGTTCAACATTCCAAATTACTGAGACCCCAGATATGTTACAGACTAGCAGTAATTTTAAGTAGACTATTTGTGATATTTTCTGGGATTTTTATAATTCCAttgtatcaatattttttcatttatgccTTATGGCAGTGTGCTGTCTTTAGATACTTTATCAGATTAATGAATAAGATTTTGTTAACTGAATTGGTTTATTATTTCATAACAGGTGGAggacaaattatatatatacttggaGTATGTGTCTGGTGGCTCCATCTATAAACTTCTTCAAGAATATGGCCAATTCGGTGAAATAGCTATTCGTAGTTACACCCAACAAATCTTGAGTGGGCTTGCTTATTTGCATGCTAAAAAAACTGTCCATAGGTGAGCCTTATAATTGCtatctcatggctttaatatcGAACCATAATTTACTCTAATCTCTTATAAACATGACCATGTTAATGCCATAAGTTTCTATTGTGTTCAGAGACATTAAAGGAGCTAATATTCTGGTTGATCCCACTGGCCGTGTGAAACTGGCAGATTTTGGGATGGCAAAGCATGTAAGGATTTTAtctggaattttattttctctagttgCGCAAACCTGGAAAAATATGTTGACTGCCTTTGCCATTTGTTTAAACAATGCTAAAATCTGTTGGATATGTAAGCAAAGGAAATTAATTCTCTATAACTGCTATCTCTTTGGTTTAGTTGCAAAGCAAGAGCGAAATTTACTCTTATGCATATTAACCTATAGGCAATGTGCTGTAACCCATTTTAACTCAGTTGATCTCCAGATATCTGGGCAGTCTTGTCCATTTTCATTCAGAGGAAGCCCTTACTGGATGGCTCCTGAGGTCAGCCTTGGTCTATTGTCACTTTCTGAATTGACATTTCTTTGTGATGCTTTTAAGTAACACATTTCTTAAATTCATTAATTGTTTTCAGGTTATAAAGAATTCAAATGGTTGTAATCTTGCTGTTGATATATGGAGCCTAGGGTGCACTGTCTTGGAGATGGCAACAACAAAACCACCTTGGAGCCAGTATGAAGGGGTTAGTAAAATCGAAAGACAACAGCTTGAATTTTCTAGCCATACAACTTGTTTTGCAATTTGAATGACACTGCTTGCACATCTAGATATGTTTCTTGGTCAGATTGCTGTTGTGCTAGAATTGATCTTATTTCTTACCCGCATTTTTCTTCGCTTCTTGAAAGGTTCCTGCTATGTTTAAGATTGGAAACAGCAAGGAACTTCCAGAAATCCCTGATCATCTTTCAGATGATGGAAAGGATTTTGTGCGGCAATGTTTGCAACGGAACCCATCACATCGCCCAACAGCTGCTCAACTTCTGGATCACCCTTTTGTGAAAAATGTTGCTTCCATGGAGAGGCCATTTGTTTCCATTGAGCCTTCAGAAGAACTGCCTCCATTTATGAATTCAGGAAGATCAATGGTATTAGGATTTTTTGTTAGTGCCTGTTATGATATTAagtattgcaattttttttctcacagaTTATATGAGATAAGTGGAAGTTCTATTGCTACTGTTTATggaacttaaatattttttcaaaaaaacaaaagatttcatctcataaaaagaagaaaatatacaGAGGAAGTCAGGAGAATAAGCCATCTTCTAAACTAAGAAACAGAGCAGaacaaaactatgataataagcATCCCAAACTCATGGTACTTCAATATTGGATGGCAGTTAAGTAAATGACTGGATAAATGTGTTAATTGGGAGTTAGTAGCTATATGTTTAGTTTTATCTTATGCACAGAAACTTAGATGGCTAGTATATGTGATCTTGTCTTATCTTGTTCATGTTTTGCTTGCTAATGCTACcattatgtattttgttttcttcgtGATGCACTATATGGAATAATTCCTTTCACTTTGCCTGACTTATCTGTTGTGGCCTTGATGATGTTTCTTGAATTG is a window encoding:
- the LOC7479306 gene encoding mitogen-activated protein kinase kinase kinase YODA, translating into MRSWWGKSSSKEENKKANKESFIDTINRKLKITSEEKSNGKSGGSWRSCKDTLSERGSLSRVPSRSPSLSSHVSRCQSFAERPQAQPLPLPLPPPPPLPGVCHTSIGHSDSGIGASVKTGLEGGAKPFHLLPPPRPGHVPNRLDQADTVGDIATASVSSDSSIDSDDLSESRALSPLTSDYENGNRTAVNSPPSIMQQDQSPIVNKKNSIETLKPANLPVNNQILPTPPKRAIFSSQVQNLQIPHRGAFFSAPDSSLSSPRSPMRAFGTEQVINNGFWAGKTYSDIGLLGSGQCSSPGSGYNSGQNSIGGDMSGQLLWPNSRCSPECSPLPSPRMTSPGPSSRIHSGAVTPLHHRAVGVTIESPTSCPDDGKQQSHRLPLPPITTSNTCPFSPTYSTTTSPSVPRSPNRMENPTSPGSRWKKGRLLGRGSFGDVYLGLNSESGELCTMKEVTLFSDDAKSKESAQQLGQEIMLLSRLRHPNIVQYYGSETVEDKLYIYLEYVSGGSIYKLLQEYGQFGEIAIRSYTQQILSGLAYLHAKKTVHRDIKGANILVDPTGRVKLADFGMAKHISGQSCPFSFRGSPYWMAPEVIKNSNGCNLAVDIWSLGCTVLEMATTKPPWSQYEGVPAMFKIGNSKELPEIPDHLSDDGKDFVRQCLQRNPSHRPTAAQLLDHPFVKNVASMERPFVSIEPSEELPPFMNSGRSMGTGPARHVSGFDSDGITIHQSRGSKFGSGFSNVYTMKNSSCPLSPVGSPLLHSRSPLNLSGRMSPSPISSPHTASGSSTPLSGGCGAIPFHHAKQPITCLQGSIGMIPRSQSSFYPNSSSPYQEPKPDLFRGVSQASCVFREIISSEYSALGNQLGQPELYDRHPVLADRVSQQLLREHMKLKPSLDLNPNSSIIGHSNGI